The Primulina eburnea isolate SZY01 chromosome 12, ASM2296580v1, whole genome shotgun sequence genome includes the window aagaaatgCTTAAGTTCCACGCGCAATCTTCACATAACTTTGGGAAATTAATGATAGGAATTCTTTAAGCTTCAAcacgaaaagatttaaaagacgTTTTCGCTATAGGGAGGGTTAACATTCAGGGGATAGATACCTATGctttgctagattcaggagctacacattcattcatatctgaaaccttcatcaaaagactgaatattactcctcaagatatgggtttgggtttcaaagttgCTATTCCTTCCGGTGATCAAATGCTCACGTCTAAGATTGTCaggaatctggagcttcgtttattcaaaGATTTGGTTCGGGCAGATCTTGTTGTTCTTCATATGCCCGAATTTGATATCATACCTGGGATTGATTGGCTATCAGcaaatggagcttcgattgattttaGTCAGCGGTCAGTGTCAATAAGACCCTCAagtggtaaatcttttgtctttgaggcggCGATAAACAAGCAAATTCCGCACATCatctcttgtctatgtgcgaggaagcttattaaacGTGGATGCCAAGCTTTTCTAGCTTGTTTCACTACTGCACATGCATCTATCAGTCAGAAGTTGGAGGATGTTGAtattgtcagagattttcctagcgtctttcccgaGGACTTTTCTGGCATTCCACCCGATCGTGAAGTAAATTCTCTATTGATCTAATGCCGGGCACTATTCCTATATCAAAAGcaccttatcgtctagcacccgctGAAATGGAAGAACTAAAAGATCAAATCGaagaattgctagacaagggtttcattcgccctagttattcTCCACGGGAAGAACCGGTATTATTTGTTAAAAAGAAATATGATAGTATGTGTCTtttcattgattatcgagagcttaatagggtcactatcaaaaacaagtatccactgccaagaattgaagatttatttgatcagttgcaaggagcatcagtattctccaagattgatctgcgatcttgATACCACCAATTAAAAGTAAAGGAGTCAGATGTTCACAGATGGCATTTCGCACGAGATATgagcactatgagtttatggtcatgtcatttgggttgaccaatgcaccagcgatcttcatggatctcatgaatcgcgtgtttcagccgtatctggatcagtttatcatagtcttcattgatgacatattgatatattccaagagcagagagAAGCATAGCGGTCATTTGAGGACACCACTGCAAGGAATGCAAGACAGAAAGCTTTATGCcaaattcagcaagtgcgatttttggcttgatagagtggcattcttaggccacatcatttctagtgACGACGGTAAAGTTGATCCAACTAAAGTGGAAGCAGTGAAAGAGTGGTCAGCACCGACGAGTGTTACCGAGATTCGTAGTTTCTTGAgactagctggctattatcgcaagtttattcaggggttttcatctatagcggtacctatgaccgccttgacaaagaaaaCTGCAATGTTTGTTTGGGGTCCCGAGTttcaagacagttttgacaagttgaagcaaggCTTGATATCAGCACCAGTGTTATCTATGTCATCGGAGCAAGGGGAGTATGTTCCTTGTACCGACGCTTCTAAGCTTTTTTCGGGCGCATTTCTGATGCAAAATGAccgagttatcgcctatgcttcgagacagctgaaaatacacgagaagaactaccctactcatgatctcgagcttgcagcagtagtctttGTACTAAAAaattggagacactacctttatggggagaagtgcaagatattcaccgaaaataaaagtttaaaatacttcttcacccaaaaagaattgaatatgagacagcgcagatgaCTTGAGTtagtgaaagattatgactgtgacattagctaacacccgggaaaagctaatgtagtggcagatgcgttgagtagAAAAGCAGCAGTTATCACTCATCTATCGCTACAAAGACCattgcagtccgagatacaaCAGTTTGAGCTTACAGTttatgctaggggcgaggcccctaaaCTTGCCACAATATCAGTACAGTCGGCCTTGAGAGACAGGATTCGTGATGGACAATCTACTGATGGgcagttgcaaaagtggagagctagagatgaagccaagggtcgGAGTTATATTCAGAGGTGGATGGTATATTCCGTTATCGAGATCGgttatgggttcctagtgaccattctttgagagatcttattatgaaggaagcccatgacACACCTTACTACATCCATCCTggaagtacgaagatgtacaaagatttaCAATTGCTATATTGGTGGCCGAGCATGAAGAGGGACATTTTgagatttgtatccgagtgcttgacttgtcagcaagttaaagcagagcatcaaagaTCAGCAGGGAAATTGAAGCCattccctattcccgagtggaaatgttaaaatatcactatggactttgtggtGGGATTGCCAATGAATGTTAAGGGATCAAATGCAATATGGGTGATAgtggatcgtcttacgaaatcaacGCATTTtatacctattaagacgacattcaccatgattcagtatgcagagttatatattcgggagatagtccgtctgcatgggattccagtgtccatTGTTTCTGATAGAGATCTGAGATTTACgtcatctttttggaagagtctatATGCAGCAATGGGGAACAAGTTATTATTAAGTACAACATTCCATCCCCAAACCGAAGGTCAGTCGGAAAGCGTTATTCAAATTTTGGAAGATCTATTGCGAGCATGCattattgatttccaaggcagttggggACCAAAATTACCTCTAGTGTAATTCACCTACAACAATAGTTTTCAATCATCTATCGGGATGActccttttgaggcactttatggaagaaaatgtagatctcctattcattgggacgaggttggggaaAGAAAAGATATTGGCCCGGATGAGATTGAAGAGACTGCCGAGCatgtagtcaaaattcgtgagagaatgaagactgcttAAAGCcaacaaaagagttatgcggacaaaAGACGAAGGGACTTAGATTTTGCAGTAGGCGATcatgtatttgtgaaaatagcacctatgaagggtgttatgcgttttggcaagaaaggtaagcttagtccaagatttattggcccgtttgagattttggagaggattgggacactagcttatagagtggcattgccaccaacgctgtagtgacccgttccagaatcacctactaatcaagaattaagcatgcaattaacttaattaataacaatcagagataattgcggaaaatggtcaacaaacgatagttatacaacccaaaagatatccagaacaactcagaataaaaatatgcggtacaaccatatcgaatcaaatagtattgaagaactaaaccaaccggctactcaacgtcctcatcgtcctcctcctgagccatccaacctgaggcctgccccgtgggaatggggtgtccaagataaacaaaaccgaggacgtgagcgataagaacgcccagtacaaaagcatgagtatacaagcctatatgaaatgcacatgctatgatatgataccagggtagtcaagaaacaggagtcacaaaagatctcaatatgctcagtctagaggcgccaagtggatagtgccgcgcggtactcctctgggtcactacatccactacaagatcagacgtggacctaaaatgtcccggatcaccgaagccctccggacccgtcggccactgtgtactctcggtgtccatgcgtccacaagacagggctgagcggccccacaagatatagcttatctcgaaagagatacagctcaacaataaaggctatctcgaaagagatacggctcaagatgaaatgtaacatgcagtaataaacgtgacataatagcatgcatcatatgacatatatcaatgcaccaaataatcatgcaacacatataagaatgtatactcgaccaggatatctcggatagtactttcgtacctcaaaccagcagatcctaacaatccgccctagaatcaagcctgcgtccgcagCCCACTGATGTCGCTatctcccaactagagcacagctccgctacaaaaccagtagctccccgctagtgcctgaacctcgggaaaagactagaaaccaatCGGAAACGACTAAAATGCTCTGGAACGCTCGGACTTGGCGAGTaagaagtgaagcctcgcgcctctatttatagccaacgttcggatgatccgatccacttcggaagctccgatccgggacacttcggacgatccgaaccctgcatgtcttctacgtgtccagccaactggctcggacgatccgaaccctgatcggacgatccgaatcctgcatgtcttccacggttccatccacctgtctcggacgatccgaatcctgatcggacgatccgaaccctgatcggacgatccgaaccctgttcggtccttccgatcccaccgaaatataattaatccaataattaactcaaattaggcatcgggatactacattctccccccctaaaaaggatttcgtccgcgaaatcgcgtctgaagaatgacaattctgaacaacaatacattcaacttaagaatgaagtacaaccgaaagtacaactgaaattacaatcataactgaaaatactacaactagaacaactctggatgctctgaccgcatacgactctctagttcccaagtggcttcttcagtacctcggcgctgccactgcactaagacaagaggaatgatcttattccgcaacaccttgtctttgcgatctagaatccgaactggtcgttccacgtaagacaaatccgaatcaagttgaacttcagaaggatgtaagatgtgagactcatctgctacatatcgtctcaacaaagatacgtggaacacatcatgaatacttgataggtacggcggcaatgcaagtctgtaagccaaatctcccacgctctccaatatttcaaatggaccaataaatctcggagacagcttacccttgagaccaaatctcaaaatcctgcgaaaaggcgaaactcggagaaacactttctcacctggctgaaaatgaagaggtcgacgcttgatgttcgcataactagcctgtcgatcctgagcaatcttaatccgtttcttgattactgcaaccttatcaatagcctgctggactaactccggtccctcaacatgtcgttccccaacttcgtcccagaataatggagtacgacaacgtcgcccatacaacgcctcaaatggtgccataccaatactacgatgatagctgttgttgtacgcgaactcaatcaaaggcaaatgatcctgccaagcggttccgaaatccataacacaagctcgcaacatatcctcaagtgtacggataatCCTTTCTgtttgaccgtcggtctctggatgataagccgtactcaaacttagtgaagtacccaatgctgactggaaactaccccaaaatcgtgaggtaaaacgaggatctctgtcactaacaatactgactggcactccatgcaaacgtaaaatctcttgaatatacaatcgagccatacgatcgaaagtgaaatcacggttatatggcagaaaatgagcagacttggtgagtcgatccaccactacccaaatagcatcactgttcctcgaagacaatggcaagtgagtaatgaagtccatcgcgatatgctcccacttccattcaggaataggtaagttcaacaataatcctcccggtcgacggtgctctgccttaacctgctgacaaactagacacttggagacaaactgataaatgctgcgcttcatccgtttccaccaaaatcgtgtcctcaaatctttatacatcttgttgcttcccggatgaatactcagcttgcttcgatgagcctgagacaagatctcttccctcaaagtatcatcctctggtactacaacccgattagacaaacacagaagaccattagactgataatggaaattactatctccaccaaccaaccgagctaatctctgagtcttgagatcagacatctgagcatctcgaatccgagtgaacaaagttggctcagataaaatggtagcaacacgaatgctctccatacctttccgatgtttgaacttaaaccccaacgaacaacaatcctggacagtactagacatagcactggtctgaagtgcagaggctctcaccttgcgactaagagcatcggctgtgagattcacagaacctggatggtacttgatcacacagtcataatctttaagtagatccatccaacgacgttgtctcatgttccactcagcctgagtgaatagagacttcagactcttatgatcagtaaagatttcaaactgaacaccgtacaaataatgacgccagatctttagcacaaacacaatagcagctaattctagatcatgaatagggtacttctcctcgtgagattttaactgtctggaagcataagcgatcacatgaccattctgcgtcaacacacaccctaagccttgaaaagaggcatcggtgtaaacactgaaaccatcagatcctgacggtaacgtcaaaacaggtgcagaagtcagaagtcgacgaagctctctgaaactatcttcgcactcagatgaccactcaaatggaacatccttccgagtaagttgcgtcaatggtctagctatctgagagaaattcacgatgaagcgacgataataccctgccagacctagaaaactacgaatctcggccactgtcgtcggacgtgaccaattcagcactgcctcaatcttgctaggatccacagaaactccttccttggaaatcacatgaccaaggaatactacacgattaatccagaactcgcacttactcagcttagcatacaattgcttctcgcgaagaatctgcaacacaatcctcaagtgatggatatgctattccacactgtgagaataaatcaagatatcgtcgatgaaaaccacaacaaactgatctagaaaatcccgaaagacacggttcattagatccatgaacaccgctggcgcatttgtcaatccgaatggcataactagaaattcgtaatgcccatatcgagtacgaaatgcagtcttggaaatatcatcatctctgactctcatctgatgataacccgatcgcaagtcaatcttggagtaaacagaggtaccctgaagctgatcgaacaagtcatcaatacgaggtaatggatacttgtttttgatcgtcacacgattcagctggcgataatcaatacacaatcgcatcgatccatcctttttcttgacaaacaagactggagctccccaaggtgaaacactcgggcgaatataacctttatcaagaagatcttgcaattgctgcttcaattctctcatctctgatggagcaagacgatagggggcacgagaaatcggtgtagtccctggcattaactcgatgccaaattccacctctctaatcggaggaaaaccaggaatctcatctggaaaaacatcaggaaactcacaaaccactggaatatcatctataccaacactacctgtggacgaatcaatcgcatagatgaggtagccttccccgcccgactctaaagcacgacaggctttcagagcagataccactggcatcggaggtcgcgctccctcaccatagaaaaaccaactagagctctcagtcgtacgaaactgaacaagcttctggtaacaatccacagtagctcggtaggtagtcaatagatctatacccaaaatacaatcaaaatcttccatttctaggatcataagatttgcagtcaattcgttaccctcaaaatctaagggacaacccctcactagacgctttgctaacaccgaatgacccatcggagtagaaacggaaagaatgacgtctagagaaacatacggtaacttatgacgcttaacaaatcgtgcagaaatgaatgaatgtgatgctccggtatcaataagaacaaaatcaggaataccgcataaacaaaaagtaccagCTATAACTctccctgtctcatctgcagcctgatcctggttcagcgcaaatacctgaccttgggcacgaggtcgaagatttgaactacccattgcctaaccctgcatcctctgctgaacagtcgtctgagatccggaaccagatcctgctccacctcgcaactgaggacaattcttcttaagatgacccatctctccacactgaaaacaagctcccgcggctgatcggcactgctccgatggatggttcttcccacaatgcacacaagaaaccttcttcttaccaaagagaaaaacaccgctagaccgtgatccagatccagaagaagaagaaccagatttcttgaaagactgagatcgagggctcaaagtactcggaggtctagaagaaagaatagacctaccacgctggagactgatctctgcctggcgacaccggttcactaacccatcataagaagtaggattatcgcagacagtgactcgatcaaagatctcctggttaagaccctgaaggaaatggtcatacttggcctcagaactgccactaatatgaggagcaaagggtaacaactcgaagaacttctgctgatattcatcaacagacatactaccctgcttaagattcagaagttcaatcgtctttgcctgacgaagggctggaggaaagtatagctgcatgaaagctgcacggaaatcggcccaagtcaccctaccctgagactggactatcggcgcagaagtcgatcgccaccacttacgcgcacggccctcgagaagaaaactaagggtctccatctgctgctcttcggtgcattggaatgcacggaaacaactctccatgcgctctaaccaatcctcagcatcatcgggagtctcaccaccgactaaaggcataggccccatctgaatgaaacggtgcatctcaaaacgcctagggccatcccgacgatgacgatgttcacgatgacgcctacgatcatcctggtcaccccaacgacctacactcccctgactactctcctcaccaaagtggtcagccatcgctacaagatagaatggggaaaatgataaaatggtcaacgaaaatcccaaaacagaatctatatcccaaaatcatatgcatgctctgataccataaatgtagtgacccgttccagaatcacctactaatcaagaattaagcatgcaattaacttaattaataacaatcagagataattgcggaaaatggtcaacaaacgatagttatacaacccaaaagatatccagaacaactcagaataaaaatatgcggtacaaccatatcgaatcaaatagtattgaagaactaaaccaaccggctactcaacgtcctcatcgtcctcctcctgagccatccaacctgaggcctgccccgtgggaatggggtgtccaagataaacaaaaccgaggacgtgagcgataagaacgcccagtacaaaagcatgagtatacaagcctatatgaaatgcacatgctatgatatgataccagggtagtcaagaaacaggagtcacaaaagatctcaatatgctcagtctagaggcgccaagtggatagtgccgcgcggtactcctctgggtcactacatccactacaagatcagacgtggacctaaaatgtcccggatcaccgaagccctccggacccgtcggccactgtgtactctcggtgtccatgcgtccacaagacagggctgagcggccccacaagatatagcttatctcgaaagagatacagctcaacaataaaggctatctcgaaagagatacggctcaagatgaaatgtaacatgcagtaataaacgtggcataatagcatgcatcatatgacatatatcaatgcaccaaataatcatgcaacacatataagaatgtatactcgaccaggatatctcggatagtactttcgtacctcaaaccagcagatcctaacaatccgccctagaatcaagcctgcgtccgcagCCCACTGATGTCGCTatctcccaactagagcacagctccgctacaaaaccagtagctccccgctagtgcctgaacctcgggaaaagactagaaaccaatCGGAAACGACTAAAATGCTCTGGAACGCTCGGACTTGGCGAGTaagaagtgaagcctcgcgcctctatttatagccaacgttcggatgatccgatccacttcggaagctccgatccgagacacttcggacgatccgaaccctgcatgtcttctacgtgtccagccacctggctcggacgatccgaaccctgatcggacgatccgaatcctgcatgtcttccacggttccatccacctgtctcggacgatccgaatcctgatcggacgatccgaaccctgatcggacgatccgaaccctgttcggtccttccgatcccaccgaaatataattaatccaataattaactcaaattaggcatcagGATACTACAAACGCTTTCAGAAGTTCaactgcatcacacacgcctagtgagtccaaagactcaacacacctgtaccaggagtaacaagtacatatatgtAAGTTCTAAAATTAAGACGAAGTAattcaactgcatgcaaatttaGGAAATATAAAAATggctaattaattgattttaattgtttaagttgattatgtgacatacatgtttatgtgttaaataggattttattGCCATTATTCatgaaattgtatttttaaggaatattcaagttgcgatcgaggaacaaggaccgagggctgaaaaatgaaaaaaatttttatgaaataattaattttaattatttaaaatatgagtgatactttttcatttttttgaaaataaggggtattgaagtgattttatacgccgagaaataaattttatcagtgttggtttttcaaataaaatgcaAACGTTTTGGgaacccggctattaaattcacaaacttatttaaacaaaataatttttatcaattaattaaagattattgggcctaatttgagggcttaataggcctaagccctATTAGTAGAATAATTAACTATATAATAGTGTTAAACCCTAACCTAAACCTTCATAGTTCACGCCTCTTATTCTGAAAAATCCCATCAACATACATGCCACAAACAATCATATTTTGAAGAATAAATTTCGGATTTTCAAAGGGAAGCATCAAAGCCATCGTCTCTCCGTCCCCGTTCTTCAATTGCCAACGGTTTTTCGTAcgtttaaaatgcaaaggcacACCATATATcttcttttctcatctatctCATCGTATTATCTTTTAAAtatcatgtttatgaaaagcATGAAGTTTCTAtgattattttcgaaatattgcaTGCACATACGGGGAAACTTGAGATTTTGATGCAAATacatggttttattatgtaaagGGGCTGCTATGATCTTAGGTTATGAACAAGTGATCTTTATACATGAGTTAAGGTCCTAACACACACGCCCTAATCACCAAAGTTGAAGGAAAACAAGCAAATTAAGCAAGAAGAAATTTCGGCTGTCATGGGCTCATGTGGATCAATTTCCATGTAATGAGGGTTTGGGCTGGGTTCGGTTGGATCAGGGCCTGGCTAAGGGTTGGTGAAGGGTCAAGGGG containing:
- the LOC140806672 gene encoding uncharacterized protein, which encodes MGLGFKVAIPSGDQMLTSKIVRNLELRLFKDLVRADLVVLHMPEFDIIPGIDWLSANGASIDFSQRSVSIRPSSGKSFVFEAAINKQIPHIISCLCARKLIKRGCQAFLACFTTAHASISQKLEDVDIVRDFPSVFPEDFSGIPPDREVNSLLI